One genomic window of Serinus canaria isolate serCan28SL12 chromosome 4, serCan2020, whole genome shotgun sequence includes the following:
- the SPP1 gene encoding osteopontin isoform X1 translates to MKETVLCLCLISITAAWPVIQSKQPVISASSKEKYDSRGHHLHRYHNDYVNSQSWESQQHPQSDLASSQQTLYSSEESVDVPEQLHFSDVSSKSHEDVDDDDDDDDNDSNDTDESEEIVTIFPTDIPVTEPFPTFPFTQGNNAGRGDSVAYRMRAKAALLKSIKLHKATKKLIYDATQEDESDMDADSQRSVSREDSASRRSLRKHASSMVWSDQSHGRDSSEQDSDPHYRSLENDSRPDSHEAEGDSSESGIRGDSHSSVESREKGDSLSSVESRERGDSLSSVESREKGDSLSSVESREKGDSLSSVESREKGDSLSSVESRERGDSHPSVESRESRDRVSAELSDDIITQTLENAEDSQDRHSIESNEVTL, encoded by the exons ATGAAGGAGACAGTTCTGTGTTTATGCCTTATCAGCATCACAGCTGCATGGCCA GTGATTCAATCCAAGCAGCCTGTCATTTCTGCCAGctccaaagaaaaatat gaCTCCAGGGGCCATCACTTGCACAGATATCACAATGACTATGTGAATTCTCAGTCTTGGGAGAGTCAGCAGCACCCTCAGAGTGACCTGGCATCATCTCAGCAG ACCCTTTACTCTTCAGAAGAAAGTGTGGATGTCCCAGAACAATTG CACTTTTCTGATGTGTCAAGCAAGAGCCATGAAGAtgtggatgatgatgatgacgatgacGACAATGATTCCAATGACACGGATGAATCTGAAGAGATTGTCACAATTTTTCCCACAGACATTCCAGTAACCGAACCATTCCCCACTTTCCCTTTCACCCAGGGAAATAATGCTGGCAGAGGTGACAGTGTGGCCTACAGGATGAGGGCAAAAGCTGCACTGTTGAAGTCTATCAAACTCCACAAAGCTACCAAAAAG CTCATCTATGATGCGACTCAGGAAGATGAGAGCGACATGGATGCAGACAGCCAGCGCTCTGTCTCCCGGGAGGATTCTGCTTCCCGCAGGTCCCTGAGGAAGCACGCCAGCAGCATGGTATGGTCTGACCAGAGCCACGGGCGGGACAGTAGCGAGCAGGACAGTGACCCGCATTACCGGAGCTTGGAAAACGACAGCAGGCCCGACAGCCACGAGGCAGAAGGCGACAGTAGCGAGTCTGGTATTAGAGGGGACAGCCACTCAAGTGTGGAAAGCAGGGAGAAAGGGGACAGCCTCTCAAGTGTggaaagcagggagagaggggacagcCTCTCAAGTGTGGAAAGCAGGGAGAAAGGGGACAGCCTCTCAAGTGTGGAAAGCAGGGAGAAAGGGGACAGCCTCTCAAGTGTGGAAAGCAGGGAGAAAGGGGACAGCCTCTCAAGTGTggaaagcagggagagaggggacagcCACCCGAGCGTGGAAAGTAGGGAGAGCCGGGATCGCGTGTCAGCCGAGCTCTCTGACGATATCATCACCCAAACCCTGGAAAATGCCGAGGATTCTCAAGATCGTCACAGCATCGAAAGTAACGAAGTCaccctttaa
- the SPP1 gene encoding osteopontin isoform X2: MKETVLCLCLISITAAWPVIQSKQPVISASSKEKYDSRGHHLHRYHNDYVNSQSWESQQHPQSDLASSQQTLYSSEESVDVPEQLGNNAGRGDSVAYRMRAKAALLKSIKLHKATKKLIYDATQEDESDMDADSQRSVSREDSASRRSLRKHASSMVWSDQSHGRDSSEQDSDPHYRSLENDSRPDSHEAEGDSSESGIRGDSHSSVESREKGDSLSSVESRERGDSLSSVESREKGDSLSSVESREKGDSLSSVESREKGDSLSSVESRERGDSHPSVESRESRDRVSAELSDDIITQTLENAEDSQDRHSIESNEVTL, translated from the exons ATGAAGGAGACAGTTCTGTGTTTATGCCTTATCAGCATCACAGCTGCATGGCCA GTGATTCAATCCAAGCAGCCTGTCATTTCTGCCAGctccaaagaaaaatat gaCTCCAGGGGCCATCACTTGCACAGATATCACAATGACTATGTGAATTCTCAGTCTTGGGAGAGTCAGCAGCACCCTCAGAGTGACCTGGCATCATCTCAGCAG ACCCTTTACTCTTCAGAAGAAAGTGTGGATGTCCCAGAACAATTG GGAAATAATGCTGGCAGAGGTGACAGTGTGGCCTACAGGATGAGGGCAAAAGCTGCACTGTTGAAGTCTATCAAACTCCACAAAGCTACCAAAAAG CTCATCTATGATGCGACTCAGGAAGATGAGAGCGACATGGATGCAGACAGCCAGCGCTCTGTCTCCCGGGAGGATTCTGCTTCCCGCAGGTCCCTGAGGAAGCACGCCAGCAGCATGGTATGGTCTGACCAGAGCCACGGGCGGGACAGTAGCGAGCAGGACAGTGACCCGCATTACCGGAGCTTGGAAAACGACAGCAGGCCCGACAGCCACGAGGCAGAAGGCGACAGTAGCGAGTCTGGTATTAGAGGGGACAGCCACTCAAGTGTGGAAAGCAGGGAGAAAGGGGACAGCCTCTCAAGTGTggaaagcagggagagaggggacagcCTCTCAAGTGTGGAAAGCAGGGAGAAAGGGGACAGCCTCTCAAGTGTGGAAAGCAGGGAGAAAGGGGACAGCCTCTCAAGTGTGGAAAGCAGGGAGAAAGGGGACAGCCTCTCAAGTGTggaaagcagggagagaggggacagcCACCCGAGCGTGGAAAGTAGGGAGAGCCGGGATCGCGTGTCAGCCGAGCTCTCTGACGATATCATCACCCAAACCCTGGAAAATGCCGAGGATTCTCAAGATCGTCACAGCATCGAAAGTAACGAAGTCaccctttaa
- the PKD2 gene encoding polycystin-2 isoform X2: MDVEWGSRAASSLGSGTGGPVGGGRRARRGPAGRGGAEGPGRLPGPPDGAAPRRAAWAKRLARRLRGLWGTRFMEESNTSREQYLKSILRELITYMVFLVVLCILTYGTVSSSMYYYTRVMSQLFLETPVSKTEKTDFKTLSTMDDFWKFTEGPLLDGLYWEMWYNNKTMAENKSFIYYENLLLGVPRIRQLKVRNGSCAIPEDLKEEIKDCYDVYSAANEDTAPFGLRNGTAWTYTNEKDLNGSSHWGLIATYSGAGYYQDLSRTREVTALQIASLKENLWLDRGTRAAFIDFSVYNANINLFCVIRLLVEFPATGGLVTSWHFQPVRLIHYISTFDFFLAACEMSFCLFVLYYMVEEVLEIRIHRLRYFRSVWNCLDILIIVLSVVAIGISIYRTSAVDMLLKKLLEDQNSFPNFEPLAYWQMQFNNIAAVTVFFVWIKLFKFVNFNRTMSQLSTTMSRCVKDVIGFAIMFFIIFLAYAQLAYLVFGTQIDDFSTFQDCIFTQFRIILGDFNFTEVEEANRILGPVYFTTFVFFMFFILLNMVLAIINDTYSEVKSDMAQQKAEMELSDLIRKGYNKAMIKLKLKKTTVDDISESLRQGGGKLNFDELRQDLKGKGHTDAEIEAIFTKYDQDGDQELTEHEHQQMRDDLEKEMDLDLDRSSLPRPLSSRSFPRSLDDSEEDEDEDSGHSSRRRGSSSSGVSYEEFQVLMRRVDRMEHSIGSIVSKIDAVIVKLEAMERAKLKRRDVLGRLLDGVTEDERLGRNSEIHREQMERLVREELERWESDDTASQMSHRLGTPLGLNGQPRSRNSRPSSSQSDGVDAGAGNGGNNPCVA; encoded by the exons ATGGACGTGGAGTGGGGCAGCCGAGCCGCGTCGTCGCTGGGCAGCGGCACGGGGGGCCCTGtgggcggcgggcggcgggcgcggaggGGCCCCGCGGGGCGCGGCGGAGCCGAGGGGCCCGGCCGCCTCCCGGGGCCGCCCGATGGAGCCGCGCCCCGCAGAGCGGCCTGGGCTAAGCGCCTGGCGCGGAGACTGCGAG GTCTGTGGGGGACAAGATTCATGGAAGAGAGCAACACCAGCAGAGAGCAGTACTTGAAAAGCATTTTACGGGAGCTGATCACGTACATGGTTTTCCTCGTGGTCCTGTGTATCT TGACTTATGGGACAGTGAGTTCCAGTATGTACTATTATACAAGGGTTATGTCACAGCTCTTCCTGGAAACACCTGTgtcaaaaacagaaaaaactgaTTTCAAAACTTTGTCCACAATGGATGACTTCTGGAAG TTCACAGAAGGCCCTTTGCTGGATGGTCTTTACTGGGAAATGTGgtacaacaacaaaaccatggcagaaaacaaaagcttcatTTATTATGAGAACCTGCTCCTAGGAGTGCCTCGCATTCGGCAATTGAAAGTCAGAAATGGTTCCTGCGCCATACCTGAAGATTTAAAGGAGGAAATCAAAGACTGCTATGATGTCTATTCTGCAGCTAATGAAGATACTGCTCCTTTTGGACTCCGGAATGGAACTGC CTGGACATACACCAATGAGAAGGATTTGAatggcagcagccactggggCTTGATTGCCACATACAGCGGGGCTGGTTATTACCAAGACCTCTCGAGGACCAGAGaagtgacagctctgcagatTGCAAGCCTGAAGGAGAACCTGTGGCTGGACAGAGGGACCCGAGCAGCCTTCATTGATTTCTCTGTGTACAATGCAAACATCAACCTGTTCTGTGTGATCAG gttGCTAGTAGAGTTTCCAGCCACTGGAGGCCTGGTTACATCTTGGCACTTTCAGCCTGTGAGGCTGATTCATTACATCTCcacttttgattttttcctggCAGCCTGTGAAATGTCCTTCTGTCTTTTTGTTCTGTATTATATGGTGGAAGAGGTCTTAGAAATTCGCATTCATAGACTGCGTTACTTCAGAAGTGTTTGGAATTGCCTTGATATCCTTATCATTGTA CTGTCTGTGGTAGCTATAGGAATTAGCATCTATAGGACATCAGCTGTCGATATGCTCCtgaaaaagctgctggaagatCAGAACTCATTCCCCAATTTCGAACCCTTAGCATATTGGCAAATGCAGTTTAACAATATTGCTGCAGTCACTGTGTTTTTTGTCTGGATTAAG ctTTTCAAATTTGTTAACTTCAACAGAACGATGAGTCAGTTATCCACAACAATGTCTCGCTGTGTCAAGGATGTAATTGGCTTTGCCAttatgttttttattattttcttagcaTATGCTCAGTTGGCCTATCTTGTCTTCGGCACTCAAATTGATGACTTCAGCACTTTCCAAGATTGCAT ATTTACTCAATTCCGCATCATTTTGGGAGACTTCAACTTCACAGAGGTTGAAGAAGCTAATCGAATTTTGGGACCTGTTTATTTCACTACATTTGTGTTCTTTATGTTCTTCATTCTTTTG AACATGGTTTTGGCCATTATCAATGATACCTACTCTGAAGTCAAATCAGATATGGCACAACAGAAGGCAGAAATGGAATTGTCTGACCTTATCAGGAAG GGCTACAACAAAGCCATGATCAAACTTAAATTGAAGAAGACTACTGTTGATGACATTTCAGAAAGTCTGAGACAAGGTGGAGGAAAACTCAATTTTGATGAACTCCGGCAGGATCTCAAAGG GAAGGGGCACACGGATGCAGAGATTGAAGCAATATTTACCAAATATGATCAGGATGGGGACCAGGAATTGACAGAGCATGAACATCAGCAGATGAGAGATGACCTGGAGAAAGAGATG GATCTGGACCTGGATAGGAGCTCTCTACCACGTCCTCTGAGCAGCCGCAGCTTCCCCCGGAGCTTGGACGACtctgaggaggatgaggatgaagacAGcggacacagctccaggaggaggggcagcagctctAGTGGGGTTTCCTATGAAGAGTTCCAAGT ACTCATGAGGCGGGTGGATCGCATGGAGCATTCCATTGGCAGTATCGTCTCCAAGATTGATGCTGTTATCGTGAAGCTGGAAGCCATGGAGAGGGCCAAGCTGAAAAGGAGAGATGTGTTGGGAAGACTGTTGGATGGAGTGACAGAG GATGAAAGGCTGGGCCGGAACAGTGAAATCCACAGGGAACAAATGGAGCGGCTGGTGCGAGAGGAGCTGGAGCGCTGGGAGTCAGATGACACGGCCTCCCAAATGAGCCATAGGCTGGGAACACCCCTGGGACTGAATGGCCAACCTCGCTCCAGGAACTCTCGGCCATCTTCTTCCCAGTCAGATGGTGTTgatgcaggagcaggaaatggGGGTAACAATCCATGTGTAGCTTGA
- the PKD2 gene encoding polycystin-2 isoform X1 — protein MAGGGGCRRGREQLELERLGQAARAGSCPPSPPLSVCSRQAWSRDNPGFEPEEDAAAAAAGPVLEMDVEWGSRAASSLGSGTGGPVGGGRRARRGPAGRGGAEGPGRLPGPPDGAAPRRAAWAKRLARRLRGLWGTRFMEESNTSREQYLKSILRELITYMVFLVVLCILTYGTVSSSMYYYTRVMSQLFLETPVSKTEKTDFKTLSTMDDFWKFTEGPLLDGLYWEMWYNNKTMAENKSFIYYENLLLGVPRIRQLKVRNGSCAIPEDLKEEIKDCYDVYSAANEDTAPFGLRNGTAWTYTNEKDLNGSSHWGLIATYSGAGYYQDLSRTREVTALQIASLKENLWLDRGTRAAFIDFSVYNANINLFCVIRLLVEFPATGGLVTSWHFQPVRLIHYISTFDFFLAACEMSFCLFVLYYMVEEVLEIRIHRLRYFRSVWNCLDILIIVLSVVAIGISIYRTSAVDMLLKKLLEDQNSFPNFEPLAYWQMQFNNIAAVTVFFVWIKLFKFVNFNRTMSQLSTTMSRCVKDVIGFAIMFFIIFLAYAQLAYLVFGTQIDDFSTFQDCIFTQFRIILGDFNFTEVEEANRILGPVYFTTFVFFMFFILLNMVLAIINDTYSEVKSDMAQQKAEMELSDLIRKGYNKAMIKLKLKKTTVDDISESLRQGGGKLNFDELRQDLKGKGHTDAEIEAIFTKYDQDGDQELTEHEHQQMRDDLEKEMEDLDLDRSSLPRPLSSRSFPRSLDDSEEDEDEDSGHSSRRRGSSSSGVSYEEFQVLMRRVDRMEHSIGSIVSKIDAVIVKLEAMERAKLKRRDVLGRLLDGVTEDERLGRNSEIHREQMERLVREELERWESDDTASQMSHRLGTPLGLNGQPRSRNSRPSSSQSDGVDAGAGNGGNNPCVA, from the exons ATGGCGGGCGGTGGCGGCTGCCGGCGCGGTcgggagcagctggagctggagcgGCTGGGGCAGGCGGCGCGGGCCGGCTCCTGCCCGCCATCACCGCCGCTCTCCGTCTGCTCGCGGCAGGCCTGGAGCCGGGACAACCCGGGCTTCGAGCCTGAGGAGgacgcggcggcggcggcggcggggccggtgcTGGAGATGGACGTGGAGTGGGGCAGCCGAGCCGCGTCGTCGCTGGGCAGCGGCACGGGGGGCCCTGtgggcggcgggcggcgggcgcggaggGGCCCCGCGGGGCGCGGCGGAGCCGAGGGGCCCGGCCGCCTCCCGGGGCCGCCCGATGGAGCCGCGCCCCGCAGAGCGGCCTGGGCTAAGCGCCTGGCGCGGAGACTGCGAG GTCTGTGGGGGACAAGATTCATGGAAGAGAGCAACACCAGCAGAGAGCAGTACTTGAAAAGCATTTTACGGGAGCTGATCACGTACATGGTTTTCCTCGTGGTCCTGTGTATCT TGACTTATGGGACAGTGAGTTCCAGTATGTACTATTATACAAGGGTTATGTCACAGCTCTTCCTGGAAACACCTGTgtcaaaaacagaaaaaactgaTTTCAAAACTTTGTCCACAATGGATGACTTCTGGAAG TTCACAGAAGGCCCTTTGCTGGATGGTCTTTACTGGGAAATGTGgtacaacaacaaaaccatggcagaaaacaaaagcttcatTTATTATGAGAACCTGCTCCTAGGAGTGCCTCGCATTCGGCAATTGAAAGTCAGAAATGGTTCCTGCGCCATACCTGAAGATTTAAAGGAGGAAATCAAAGACTGCTATGATGTCTATTCTGCAGCTAATGAAGATACTGCTCCTTTTGGACTCCGGAATGGAACTGC CTGGACATACACCAATGAGAAGGATTTGAatggcagcagccactggggCTTGATTGCCACATACAGCGGGGCTGGTTATTACCAAGACCTCTCGAGGACCAGAGaagtgacagctctgcagatTGCAAGCCTGAAGGAGAACCTGTGGCTGGACAGAGGGACCCGAGCAGCCTTCATTGATTTCTCTGTGTACAATGCAAACATCAACCTGTTCTGTGTGATCAG gttGCTAGTAGAGTTTCCAGCCACTGGAGGCCTGGTTACATCTTGGCACTTTCAGCCTGTGAGGCTGATTCATTACATCTCcacttttgattttttcctggCAGCCTGTGAAATGTCCTTCTGTCTTTTTGTTCTGTATTATATGGTGGAAGAGGTCTTAGAAATTCGCATTCATAGACTGCGTTACTTCAGAAGTGTTTGGAATTGCCTTGATATCCTTATCATTGTA CTGTCTGTGGTAGCTATAGGAATTAGCATCTATAGGACATCAGCTGTCGATATGCTCCtgaaaaagctgctggaagatCAGAACTCATTCCCCAATTTCGAACCCTTAGCATATTGGCAAATGCAGTTTAACAATATTGCTGCAGTCACTGTGTTTTTTGTCTGGATTAAG ctTTTCAAATTTGTTAACTTCAACAGAACGATGAGTCAGTTATCCACAACAATGTCTCGCTGTGTCAAGGATGTAATTGGCTTTGCCAttatgttttttattattttcttagcaTATGCTCAGTTGGCCTATCTTGTCTTCGGCACTCAAATTGATGACTTCAGCACTTTCCAAGATTGCAT ATTTACTCAATTCCGCATCATTTTGGGAGACTTCAACTTCACAGAGGTTGAAGAAGCTAATCGAATTTTGGGACCTGTTTATTTCACTACATTTGTGTTCTTTATGTTCTTCATTCTTTTG AACATGGTTTTGGCCATTATCAATGATACCTACTCTGAAGTCAAATCAGATATGGCACAACAGAAGGCAGAAATGGAATTGTCTGACCTTATCAGGAAG GGCTACAACAAAGCCATGATCAAACTTAAATTGAAGAAGACTACTGTTGATGACATTTCAGAAAGTCTGAGACAAGGTGGAGGAAAACTCAATTTTGATGAACTCCGGCAGGATCTCAAAGG GAAGGGGCACACGGATGCAGAGATTGAAGCAATATTTACCAAATATGATCAGGATGGGGACCAGGAATTGACAGAGCATGAACATCAGCAGATGAGAGATGACCTGGAGAAAGAGATG GAGGATCTGGACCTGGATAGGAGCTCTCTACCACGTCCTCTGAGCAGCCGCAGCTTCCCCCGGAGCTTGGACGACtctgaggaggatgaggatgaagacAGcggacacagctccaggaggaggggcagcagctctAGTGGGGTTTCCTATGAAGAGTTCCAAGT ACTCATGAGGCGGGTGGATCGCATGGAGCATTCCATTGGCAGTATCGTCTCCAAGATTGATGCTGTTATCGTGAAGCTGGAAGCCATGGAGAGGGCCAAGCTGAAAAGGAGAGATGTGTTGGGAAGACTGTTGGATGGAGTGACAGAG GATGAAAGGCTGGGCCGGAACAGTGAAATCCACAGGGAACAAATGGAGCGGCTGGTGCGAGAGGAGCTGGAGCGCTGGGAGTCAGATGACACGGCCTCCCAAATGAGCCATAGGCTGGGAACACCCCTGGGACTGAATGGCCAACCTCGCTCCAGGAACTCTCGGCCATCTTCTTCCCAGTCAGATGGTGTTgatgcaggagcaggaaatggGGGTAACAATCCATGTGTAGCTTGA